Proteins found in one Anoplolepis gracilipes chromosome 7, ASM4749672v1, whole genome shotgun sequence genomic segment:
- the LOC140667740 gene encoding uncharacterized protein isoform X9: protein MTSLILENADLNRLFPKCRPRGGPPPGASSTQSSQQPHDSPCQTEAAAITTATATAATTATAAVTIASTSTSVSAISDDMIDLERDISDRYRKRANGKKSGSLSRRTASVVPGFTVEGQLPPHATKPLSSSSSSASGRSEDAPQYGSLPGSDHQGQSQQDDSGPEESPVYILTSAKGGPSYKLRDSRIIEIAGGREVFSQSRGKVAARKSRFLAASNSINNEDIQTDNKLSVKKNNKSPSSQTIWELRSRCGETRKQRANREVTETVFASEVHSVRRNPTKSILDYDSPKSNRSSRIINYDSILNSNNVEYTIPKSITDLDYGLPKSCIDYQSNHNTPARSMAIVSDGEVVVFDDIDDNWQELRLDLASSNTNQITATSVDLETDDSQRGRIAPEPPSSSVGSTPSPTTAYHRNTSEFFKVVTPASDCEADSPSPERNHKVARVIGELPIAQYSGSPRRYGVRENTQLPSLLSSPSMYMTPRPGFPQRVLPTTPNHNEKEDTSGEIIIDKTVIENISIEDQPVDASTPSPKAEEEEEDSLKPSTLPVDNISSLVTPGGSTFDYLYEFSETRKVLEEFFKCPAPTKEKENNIESFPFQDLDYELRRQGGSAYVGQRLASGPPVTEEVMVHESPKKQRAEFLQNTGEHENNFLDLSVGTGSSEDLGETEVGLQVGHSRNFTLSPETTDCDSNCGDLDSEVSLMMMDNELMPASGLLGSVGDLGNNSDSLRIYTSMPVLEDGLSSGHASDTDNNNPTVMLMKRQINEIEKEIIQRTRNDMLGTNENDSGKDVGLNVTKDILHTLKTTSSPDLFIAKKENSYDTNELQLDGLDPLGTPPPPAPQGRQSVSLEVNCGEVEAAIKDIRMALQRTKTLPVKSPSEDPPEPSVSPIWIPRCSIMDGRRRICMENNSEESDARRINDEADVEIEECPDEEEADTDLETDRLLGQQRTDDQGFYDDKGWRKPKTRTMLPPMNAKVATPKQTPPKTLSVAPIETLAPSEPVPSTSTSISPPPVVSVIQSSSSNECEVATPAQPTSSPQKTPVKNSPSSPQSLKESNNKVKKDKEGKKKSRNKEDLLDDPSVLIEGVLFRARYLGSTQLVCEGQPTKSTRMCQAEEAVSRIKDDGPMQATLLNYGGQHGYGRCSIASQGSLEEDECDSSEELIGSASGGGQSESHALGAHQPKLAPISGCLGPTTVFRLQFLGSVEVEEEGGRKRRKRLKNHMVEEAVTKIKVRPHCPPPFMSQKKKKKKDNTIPNANVMSAIDCPLIDLKEQSFDPPLTRILSSLY from the exons ATGACAAGCCTGATCTTGGAGAACGCGGACTTGAACCGACTCTTTCCGAAATGCCGGCCTAGGGGCGGCCCACCCCCGGGGGCCTCCTCCACGCAGAGCAGCCAGCAGCCGCATGACAGCCCTTGCCAGACGGAGGCCGCCGCTAtcaccaccgccaccgccaccgccgcgaCCACCGCAACAGCCGCTGTCACCATCGCATCCACGTCGACGAGCGTCTCCGCGATATCGGACGACATGATCGACCTCGAACGCGACATCTCCGACAG GTATAGGAAACGagcaaatggaaaaaaatcagGTTCGCTGTCCCGTAGGACGGCGAGCGTGGTGCCCGGTTTCACGGTCGAGGGCCAGCTGCCACCGCACGCCACGAAGCCGCTCTCGTCGAGCTCGTCCTCGGCGTCAGGACGCAGCGAGGACGCGCCGCAATATGGGAGTCTGCCGGGTAGCGATCATCAGGGACAATCGCAGCAGGATGACAGCGGACCGGAGGAGAGCCCCGTGTACATCCTTACCTCGGCGAAGGGAGGCCCCAGCTATAAACTTCGGGATTCGAG AATTATAGAAATTGCTGGTGGCCGAGAGGTATTCTCACAAAGCCGAGGAAAGGTAGCAGCTAGAAAATCAAGATTTCTAGCTGCatcaaattctataaataacgAGGACATTCAAACCGATAATAAGCTGTCTGTTAAGAAGAATAACAAGTCCCCTAGCTCGCAGACCATATGGGAATTACGAAGCCG ATGCGGTGAAACCAGAAAGCAACGTGCAAATCGAGAAGTGACAGAGACTGTGTTTGCCTCTGAGGTACACTCAGTGCGACGCAACCCCACAAAATCCATTCTGGATTACGACTCGCCCAAGAGCAACCGTAGCAGTCGCATAATCAATTACGATTCGATTTTGAATAGCAATAATGTAGAGTATACCATACCGAAAAGTATTACTGACCTGGACTATGGACTACCAAAGAGTTGCATAGATTATCAATCGAATCACAATACGCCCGCGAGAAGTATGGCAATTGTCAGTGACGGTGAAGTTGTGGTGTTCGACGATATCGACGACAACTGGCAAGAGCTACGACTGGATTTGGCGTCGAGCAACACGAACCAAATTACGGCGACGAGCGTGGACCTGGAGACGGACGATTCTCAAAGAGGTCGTATCGCACCGGAACCACCGAGTTCCAGCGTCGGGAGTACTCCTAGTCCTACGACAGCATATCATCGCAATACTTcagaatttttcaaa GTTGTTACACCAGCGAGCGATTGCGAGGCAGATTCCCCATCTCCGGAACGTAATCATAAAGTTGCGAGGGTCATTGGTGAATTACCGATTGCTCAGTATTCTGGCAGTCCGAGGCGTTATGGAGTTCGCGAAAATACACAGCTTCCTAGCTTATTATCGTCGCCTTCGATGTACATGACGCCGAGGCCTGGCTTTCCTCAAAGAGTATTACCGACAACACCAAATCACAATGAG AAGGAAGATACTTCTGGAGAAATCATTATAGACAAGACTGtgatagaaaatattagtATCGAAGATCAGCCTGTCGATGCTTCAACTCCATCACCAAAGgcggaggaagaggaggaagattCTTTAAAGCCATCGACTTTGCCTGTTGATAATATAAGCAGTCTCGTTACGCCAGGAGGTAGTACCTTCGACTATCTGTACGAATTTTCAGAAACGCGGAAAGTATTAGAAGAATTCTTCAAATGCCCGGCGCCGacgaaagaaaaggagaacaATATAGAATCTTTTCCTTTTCAA GATCTTGATTATGAATTACGAAGGCAAGGAGGAAGTGCATACGTTGGTCAGCGATTAGCTAGTGGTCCACCTGTAACGGAGGAGGTTATGGTCCATGAATCTCCTAAGAAGCAACGGGCAGAATTTCTTCAAAAT acAGGTGAACACGAAAACAATTTTCTAGACCTCTCGGTAGGTACCGGTAGCAGTGAAGATCTCGGAGAGACAGAGGTCGGTTTGCAAGTAGGACACTCGCGTAATTTCACGCTGAGCCCCGAGACAACCGACTGTGACAGCAATTGCGGGGACTTGGACAGTGAGGTGTCTCTCATGATGATGGATAACGAATTGATGCCGGCAAGTGGCCTTCTCGGATCGGTCGGCGATTTGGGGAATAATTCGGATTCTCTGAGAATATACACCAGCATGCCGGTATTGGAGGACGGACTGTCGAGTGGTCACGCGAGCGACACCGACAACAATAATCCTACTGTGATGCTCATGAAACGGCAGATAAACGAGATAGAGAAGGAGATTATACAGAGAACTCGAAACGACATGTTAGGCACAAACGAGAACGACTCCGGGAAGGACGTTGGTCTAAACGtgacaaaagatattttacacaCATTGAAGACCACATCGTCCCCTGATCTGTTTATTGCGAAGAAGGAGAACTCGTACGATACGAACGAGTTGCAGCTCGACGGATTGGATCCGCTGGGtacgccgccgccgccggcgCCTCAGGGACGGCAAAGCGTATCCTTGGAGGTGAACTGCGGCGAGGTGGAAGCGGCCATCAAAGACATCAGGATGGCGTTGCAAAGGACTAAAACGCTTCCTGTGAAATCTCCGTCCGAAGATCCACCGGAACCGAGCGTCAGTCCGATATGGATACCAAG ATGCAGTATAATGGACGGCAGGCGGAGAATCTGTATGGAAAACAATAGTGAAGAGTCCGATGCACGTCGCATAAACGATGAAGCCGATGTGGAGATCGAGGAGTGTCCAGACGAAGAAGAGGCGGATACCGATCTTGAAACAGATCGCTTACTCGGACAACAGAGGACAGACGATCAAGGATTTTATGATGACAAG GGGTGGAGGAAGCCTAAGACTAGGACAATGTTACCGCCAATGAATGCGAAAGTCGCTACACCAAAGCAAACCCCTCCCAAAACCTTGAGTGTCGCCCCGATAGAAACGCTAGCGCCTTCCGAGCCCGTACCCTCGACGTCTACCTCGATCTCCCCACCTCCCGTAGTATCCGTTATACAATCGTCGTCTTCTAACGAGTGCGAAGTAGCCACTCCCGCGCAACCCACGTCGAGTCCGCAGAAGACCCCAGTCAAAAACTCCCCCTCATCCCCTCAGAGCCTCAAGGAATCCAACAACAAGGTGAAAAAG GATAAGGAAGGAAAGAAGAAGAGCAGAAACAAGGAAG ATTTATTGGACGATCCGTCAGTATTGATCGAGGGTGTTCTATTCCGCGCGAGGTATTTGGGATCCACGCAATTGGTATGCGAGGGTCAACCGACGAAGTCGACTCGAATGTGTCAGGCGGAGGAAGCCGTTTCCAGAATAAAG GATGATGGGCCGATGCAGGCAACGCTCTTAAACTATGGGGGGCAGCATGGGTATGGTCGCTGCAGCATTGCCTCGCAAGGAAGCCTAGAGGAGGACGAGTGCGACTCGAGCGAAGAACTAATAGGAAGCGCTTCTGGTGGGGGCCAGTCCGAGTCGCACGCGCTTGGGGCCCACCAGCCGAAACTGGCCCCGATCAGTGGCTGCTTGGGGCCCACAACTGTTTTCAGACTACAATTTCTCGGGTCGGTGGAGGTGGAAGAGGAAGGGGGACGTAAACGGCGTAAGCGCCTTAAGAACCACATGGTGGAGGAGGCTGTGACAAAGATAAAGGTCCGCCCTCATTGCCCCCCCCCCTTCATgtcccaaaaaaaaaaaaaaaaaaaagacaacaCTATCCCTAACGCTAACGTAATGTCCGCGATCGACTGTCCTTTGATTGACTTGAAAGAACAGTCGTTCGACCCACCCCTTACTCGCATTTTATCATCCCTCTATTGA
- the LOC140667740 gene encoding uncharacterized protein isoform X10 translates to MTSLILENADLNRLFPKCRPRGGPPPGASSTQSSQQPHDSPCQTEAAAITTATATAATTATAAVTIASTSTSVSAISDDMIDLERDISDRYRKRANGKKSGSLSRRTASVVPGFTVEGQLPPHATKPLSSSSSSASGRSEDAPQYGSLPGSDHQGQSQQDDSGPEESPVYILTSAKGGPSYKLRDSRIIEIAGGREVFSQSRGKVAARKSRFLAASNSINNEDIQTDNKLSVKKNNKSPSSQTIWELRSRCGETRKQRANREVTETVFASEVHSVRRNPTKSILDYDSPKSNRSSRIINYDSILNSNNVEYTIPKSITDLDYGLPKSCIDYQSNHNTPARSMAIVSDGEVVVFDDIDDNWQELRLDLASSNTNQITATSVDLETDDSQRGRIAPEPPSSSVGSTPSPTTAYHRNTSEFFKVVTPASDCEADSPSPERNHKVARVIGELPIAQYSGSPRRYGVRENTQLPSLLSSPSMYMTPRPGFPQRVLPTTPNHNEKEDTSGEIIIDKTVIENISIEDQPVDASTPSPKAEEEEEDSLKPSTLPVDNISSLVTPGGSTFDYLYEFSETRKVLEEFFKCPAPTKEKENNIESFPFQDLDYELRRQGGSAYVGQRLASGPPVTEEVMVHESPKKQRAEFLQNTGEHENNFLDLSVGTGSSEDLGETEVGLQVGHSRNFTLSPETTDCDSNCGDLDSEVSLMMMDNELMPASGLLGSVGDLGNNSDSLRIYTSMPVLEDGLSSGHASDTDNNNPTVMLMKRQINEIEKEIIQRTRNDMLGTNENDSGKDVGLNVTKDILHTLKTTSSPDLFIAKKENSYDTNELQLDGLDPLGTPPPPAPQGRQSVSLEVNCGEVEAAIKDIRMALQRTKTLPVKSPSEDPPEPSVSPIWIPSIMDGRRRICMENNSEESDARRINDEADVEIEECPDEEEADTDLETDRLLGQQRTDDQGFYDDKGWRKPKTRTMLPPMNAKVATPKQTPPKTLSVAPIETLAPSEPVPSTSTSISPPPVVSVIQSSSSNECEVATPAQPTSSPQKTPVKNSPSSPQSLKESNNKVKKDKEGKKKSRNKEDLLDDPSVLIEGVLFRARYLGSTQLVCEGQPTKSTRMCQAEEAVSRIKDDGPMQATLLNYGGQHGYGRCSIASQGSLEEDECDSSEELIGSASGGGQSESHALGAHQPKLAPISGCLGPTTVFRLQFLGSVEVEEEGGRKRRKRLKNHMVEEAVTKIKVRPHCPPPFMSQKKKKKKDNTIPNANVMSAIDCPLIDLKEQSFDPPLTRILSSLY, encoded by the exons ATGACAAGCCTGATCTTGGAGAACGCGGACTTGAACCGACTCTTTCCGAAATGCCGGCCTAGGGGCGGCCCACCCCCGGGGGCCTCCTCCACGCAGAGCAGCCAGCAGCCGCATGACAGCCCTTGCCAGACGGAGGCCGCCGCTAtcaccaccgccaccgccaccgccgcgaCCACCGCAACAGCCGCTGTCACCATCGCATCCACGTCGACGAGCGTCTCCGCGATATCGGACGACATGATCGACCTCGAACGCGACATCTCCGACAG GTATAGGAAACGagcaaatggaaaaaaatcagGTTCGCTGTCCCGTAGGACGGCGAGCGTGGTGCCCGGTTTCACGGTCGAGGGCCAGCTGCCACCGCACGCCACGAAGCCGCTCTCGTCGAGCTCGTCCTCGGCGTCAGGACGCAGCGAGGACGCGCCGCAATATGGGAGTCTGCCGGGTAGCGATCATCAGGGACAATCGCAGCAGGATGACAGCGGACCGGAGGAGAGCCCCGTGTACATCCTTACCTCGGCGAAGGGAGGCCCCAGCTATAAACTTCGGGATTCGAG AATTATAGAAATTGCTGGTGGCCGAGAGGTATTCTCACAAAGCCGAGGAAAGGTAGCAGCTAGAAAATCAAGATTTCTAGCTGCatcaaattctataaataacgAGGACATTCAAACCGATAATAAGCTGTCTGTTAAGAAGAATAACAAGTCCCCTAGCTCGCAGACCATATGGGAATTACGAAGCCG ATGCGGTGAAACCAGAAAGCAACGTGCAAATCGAGAAGTGACAGAGACTGTGTTTGCCTCTGAGGTACACTCAGTGCGACGCAACCCCACAAAATCCATTCTGGATTACGACTCGCCCAAGAGCAACCGTAGCAGTCGCATAATCAATTACGATTCGATTTTGAATAGCAATAATGTAGAGTATACCATACCGAAAAGTATTACTGACCTGGACTATGGACTACCAAAGAGTTGCATAGATTATCAATCGAATCACAATACGCCCGCGAGAAGTATGGCAATTGTCAGTGACGGTGAAGTTGTGGTGTTCGACGATATCGACGACAACTGGCAAGAGCTACGACTGGATTTGGCGTCGAGCAACACGAACCAAATTACGGCGACGAGCGTGGACCTGGAGACGGACGATTCTCAAAGAGGTCGTATCGCACCGGAACCACCGAGTTCCAGCGTCGGGAGTACTCCTAGTCCTACGACAGCATATCATCGCAATACTTcagaatttttcaaa GTTGTTACACCAGCGAGCGATTGCGAGGCAGATTCCCCATCTCCGGAACGTAATCATAAAGTTGCGAGGGTCATTGGTGAATTACCGATTGCTCAGTATTCTGGCAGTCCGAGGCGTTATGGAGTTCGCGAAAATACACAGCTTCCTAGCTTATTATCGTCGCCTTCGATGTACATGACGCCGAGGCCTGGCTTTCCTCAAAGAGTATTACCGACAACACCAAATCACAATGAG AAGGAAGATACTTCTGGAGAAATCATTATAGACAAGACTGtgatagaaaatattagtATCGAAGATCAGCCTGTCGATGCTTCAACTCCATCACCAAAGgcggaggaagaggaggaagattCTTTAAAGCCATCGACTTTGCCTGTTGATAATATAAGCAGTCTCGTTACGCCAGGAGGTAGTACCTTCGACTATCTGTACGAATTTTCAGAAACGCGGAAAGTATTAGAAGAATTCTTCAAATGCCCGGCGCCGacgaaagaaaaggagaacaATATAGAATCTTTTCCTTTTCAA GATCTTGATTATGAATTACGAAGGCAAGGAGGAAGTGCATACGTTGGTCAGCGATTAGCTAGTGGTCCACCTGTAACGGAGGAGGTTATGGTCCATGAATCTCCTAAGAAGCAACGGGCAGAATTTCTTCAAAAT acAGGTGAACACGAAAACAATTTTCTAGACCTCTCGGTAGGTACCGGTAGCAGTGAAGATCTCGGAGAGACAGAGGTCGGTTTGCAAGTAGGACACTCGCGTAATTTCACGCTGAGCCCCGAGACAACCGACTGTGACAGCAATTGCGGGGACTTGGACAGTGAGGTGTCTCTCATGATGATGGATAACGAATTGATGCCGGCAAGTGGCCTTCTCGGATCGGTCGGCGATTTGGGGAATAATTCGGATTCTCTGAGAATATACACCAGCATGCCGGTATTGGAGGACGGACTGTCGAGTGGTCACGCGAGCGACACCGACAACAATAATCCTACTGTGATGCTCATGAAACGGCAGATAAACGAGATAGAGAAGGAGATTATACAGAGAACTCGAAACGACATGTTAGGCACAAACGAGAACGACTCCGGGAAGGACGTTGGTCTAAACGtgacaaaagatattttacacaCATTGAAGACCACATCGTCCCCTGATCTGTTTATTGCGAAGAAGGAGAACTCGTACGATACGAACGAGTTGCAGCTCGACGGATTGGATCCGCTGGGtacgccgccgccgccggcgCCTCAGGGACGGCAAAGCGTATCCTTGGAGGTGAACTGCGGCGAGGTGGAAGCGGCCATCAAAGACATCAGGATGGCGTTGCAAAGGACTAAAACGCTTCCTGTGAAATCTCCGTCCGAAGATCCACCGGAACCGAGCGTCAGTCCGATATGGATACCAAG TATAATGGACGGCAGGCGGAGAATCTGTATGGAAAACAATAGTGAAGAGTCCGATGCACGTCGCATAAACGATGAAGCCGATGTGGAGATCGAGGAGTGTCCAGACGAAGAAGAGGCGGATACCGATCTTGAAACAGATCGCTTACTCGGACAACAGAGGACAGACGATCAAGGATTTTATGATGACAAG GGGTGGAGGAAGCCTAAGACTAGGACAATGTTACCGCCAATGAATGCGAAAGTCGCTACACCAAAGCAAACCCCTCCCAAAACCTTGAGTGTCGCCCCGATAGAAACGCTAGCGCCTTCCGAGCCCGTACCCTCGACGTCTACCTCGATCTCCCCACCTCCCGTAGTATCCGTTATACAATCGTCGTCTTCTAACGAGTGCGAAGTAGCCACTCCCGCGCAACCCACGTCGAGTCCGCAGAAGACCCCAGTCAAAAACTCCCCCTCATCCCCTCAGAGCCTCAAGGAATCCAACAACAAGGTGAAAAAG GATAAGGAAGGAAAGAAGAAGAGCAGAAACAAGGAAG ATTTATTGGACGATCCGTCAGTATTGATCGAGGGTGTTCTATTCCGCGCGAGGTATTTGGGATCCACGCAATTGGTATGCGAGGGTCAACCGACGAAGTCGACTCGAATGTGTCAGGCGGAGGAAGCCGTTTCCAGAATAAAG GATGATGGGCCGATGCAGGCAACGCTCTTAAACTATGGGGGGCAGCATGGGTATGGTCGCTGCAGCATTGCCTCGCAAGGAAGCCTAGAGGAGGACGAGTGCGACTCGAGCGAAGAACTAATAGGAAGCGCTTCTGGTGGGGGCCAGTCCGAGTCGCACGCGCTTGGGGCCCACCAGCCGAAACTGGCCCCGATCAGTGGCTGCTTGGGGCCCACAACTGTTTTCAGACTACAATTTCTCGGGTCGGTGGAGGTGGAAGAGGAAGGGGGACGTAAACGGCGTAAGCGCCTTAAGAACCACATGGTGGAGGAGGCTGTGACAAAGATAAAGGTCCGCCCTCATTGCCCCCCCCCCTTCATgtcccaaaaaaaaaaaaaaaaaaaagacaacaCTATCCCTAACGCTAACGTAATGTCCGCGATCGACTGTCCTTTGATTGACTTGAAAGAACAGTCGTTCGACCCACCCCTTACTCGCATTTTATCATCCCTCTATTGA